The stretch of DNA TAGAAGTTATTAAAACTACTGGTACAGGGTTTAAAACCACACTACCTTTAAAATCAACTTTTTTCATAAATTAGCTCCTTATCTTATATAATTACTTTAGAATTATAACATATTTAAGAAAAATGTGTTAGGAATAACATGGATAACGTATATAAAAAAAGTGCCTTAAGGCACTTTTTAATATCTTCTTCTTCTTCTAGATCTTCTTTTTCTCATATTAACAATTCTTATTATAATTAAAACTAGTATAGCTATTATAGCTACTATTAATATAAATGCTAAATAAAAACCTAAGTTAGCTTTTAATAATTCACCAGTTGAAACATCAACAGTTCCTTTTACTTCTTCATTATGACCAAGAGAAGAATATGTTAAAGCAACTTCTTTACCACCAGTTAATTTCCAAGCATTTTTATCTTCATTTAAATATTCTATTTTAGAATTTTTATCGTTAAAGTCATTTTTATAATACATAACATCTTCTGATACTTTTACAGGAGCTGTTATAGTTTTTTTAGGACCGAAGAATCTAAAAACTTTATATTCTAAATCAACAGTACCAACTTCATCTCCAGCTTTTTTATATACTTGTTTTTCAGAAGAATAACCATAATCAGCTATTTTTTCTGTATCTTTAAATACTGCAGTTCCATCAGCACCATATTCAGATTTTAAAACAACAGTAACTAGATTCCTTCCGTTTCTTTCATAGAAGCCTACGAAGCAATGACCAGCTTGAGTTTCTGTACCTGTTTTACCACCAATGTTTCCATTCTTGCCTAAATTTTTGTTTCTACTTTCTAATATATATGTAGAACCTGTTATATTTATTTTAGCAGCAGGATTATAAGGTTTTAATGTTTCTCTTACCCAATCATTTTTAAAAGATTCTTTAGCGATTATAGCTAAATCATAAGGTGTAGCATAATTATAACTAGTAGGTGTATCTTCTAAACCATTTGGATTTACAAAGTGTGAATCCTTTAAGCCTAATTTTGCTACTCTTTCGTTCATTAAGTTAGCGAAGTTATCTACACTTCCAGCAACTGATTCTGCTATCATATAAGCAGCGTCGTTAGCAGAGAAAATAAGAAGTGCTTCCATTGCATCTTCACCAGTTAGAGTATCTCCGACCCTCATTTTTTTAAAGTTTACATTAAGAGAAGCATCAGGTTGTTTTGCTGCAGCTTCAGTAAAAGGAATTGAATCTCCTTTAGTTTTGTTTTCAGCAAATAATAAAGCTGTTAATAGCTTTGTAGTACTTGCTAATGAATGCTTTACATCAGCATTTTTGGAGTAAATTACTTCATTAGTATCCATATCCATTACTATAGCAGCTTCTCCAACTATTTCAGGATTAGAAACAGTAGTTCCTTCTGCATTAACCCTACTAGCTAAAGGTGCCAATAAAGATATGGAAAGAGCTAGTGCTAATGATTTAAGTATACTTTTTCTTTTCAAAATAAATCTCCCCATCTCTATTAATATTTTAAATTTTCACTTGTATAAGTATAACACTTACGTTACATAATAACAATAATAATGTATTTAAATTACTTTTATATTAATTTCATGTTATAGTAATTTAATAACTGGACAAAATATATTTAGTTAAGGAGGTGATTAAAATTAAACTAAATAATCATTTAACTAAATACTTTAAGTTTGCAATTATTTTTATAGTGATTTTTTTTGCAATTATTTTAAATTATACCCCTGTTGCTGCTAGTAATTCAGATTTTACAAAAAAAGTAGTTTATCTAACTTTTGATGATGGACCAAATGAAAATATAACTAAAGAGATTGTAAATATATTAGAAAGTAATAATATAAAAGGAAGTTTTTTTCTAATAGGAGATAATGCTAATAATAATAAGGGATTAGTTAAACTTCTAAAGGAAAAAAATATGACTATAATGCCACATACTAATATACATAAATATAATGAAATATATAGTAGTACAGATGAATATTTTAATGATTTAAATAAGTGTGAAGAGACTATTTCTAACATTATAGGAAAAAGAGATTTCAAATTTATAAGAATGCCTGGGGGTTCTGATAATACTATTGGAAATGAACAAATAATGACAGAAATAAAAAATAGGATAAAAAGTGAAAATAGATATTATATAGACTGGAGTGTGGATTCAGGAGATACTGAAGAGCAAGGAGTATCTGTAAACTTTATAGACTCTAGAATAAAGGAATACGGAGGATTATACCCTGTAGAAGTTGTGCTAATGCATGATATTAGTGGAAAAGAAACTACAATAGCTGCACTTCAAAACACTATAAATTTCTATAAAGAAAAAGGATATAAATTTAAATCTTTAGATGAGATTGAAGATGATGATATAGAGTATTTAAAAAAGATTAAAGTAATAAATAAATAAAAATAAATGCTAAGCAATTAAGCCTAGCATTTATTTTTATTTAGAATTAAGTCTATTTATCATAACTTCTTTAGCTTTTAACTCTAATGAGTTATCTATATTTTCAAGATTAATGTTACCATACTTATTTTCTAAAGCTAATTTTAAAAATCTATCAGCAAGCTCAGGGTTTTTTGATAGGAGAGATCCATGAAAATAAGTGCAGAAAGTATTTTTATAAATACAGCCTTCTTGACCATCTTCACCATTATTCCCAAAACCATGTTTACAAACTCCAAGAGGAGATAAGTTGTTTATATAGGTTCTACCAGAATGATTTTCAAAACCTACATAAGTTTCATCAAACTCTTTGTTATATATAACCGTATCACCAATGAAACGAGTATTCCCACCTTCTGTATATATATCAAGAATTCCTAAACCGTCTATTTTCTCACCATTAGGTGCTCTATAATAGTTTCCAAGCAATTGATACCCACCACAAATAGCAAGTGTAACCTTACCAGATTCTATATATTTTTCAATAGCTTCTTTTTTATTAGTTTTAAGATCATCAGATACAATAGATTGTTCGTAATCTTGGCCACCACCAAAAAATAAGAAATCTATATTTTCATAATCAAATTCATCATTTAATGAAGTATTTATAATATTAACTTTTATCCCTCTAGCTTCAGCTCTATGTTTAAGAATTAGTATATTACCGACATCTCCATAAACATTAAGCAAATCAGGATAAAGGTGACAAATATTTAATTCCATAATTAAAATCTCCTTTACCAAAGTTTATCTATATAACCTTTTGAATGAAGGTATTTTCTAAAGTTAATCATTGCAGTATAAGTTGCTAACACATAAACTTTATTATTAGTACCATTTTTAATTTTTTCAGTAAGGCCTTCAAAAGTTTCTTCTAGGATAAATTTATCAGGATCTAATCCTGCTATTTTAAGTCTAACTGCCATATCATAACAACGCATACCAGATATAAATACTTCATCTATATTTAAAGTATGAAGTTTTTCAAAATCAACATCCCATATCCATGAAACGTCTCTACCATCTGCATAGTTATCATTTAGTAAAAAAGCAGAACTGAATGATTCATTGTTTAAACATAAAGTATCTAAAGCTTGATTATATCCAGCTGGGTTTTTTACTAATATTATTTTTAAATTCTTACCATCAATATTAATGACTTCTTGTCTACCAAAACTTGAAGTTTGATTTTCAAGAGAGTTTTTTATTATATTTTCATCTATGCCAAGTTCTTTGGTAATAGAATATGCACATAATGCATTATATATATTATATACACCAGATTGACTTACAGTAATAGGTAGATTATCAAAACGGACAGTTGAGCTTTCAGCTGTTAACTCTATAATCTCATCTACTCCATATTTAAGATCAGCTCTCTTATATCCACAGCCTGTACAGTAGAAATCACCTAAATGATTATATGTAATATGGTTATATTCATAAGGAGATTTACAAAATTTACAAAACTTTGCATCTGCATTGACATCAATTTTTTTATTTTCGTTAATTGGTGTATTAAAACCATAAAAAACAGTTTTATTTTTTACTTTTAGGTTACCAAGAAGAGATTCATCACCATTTAAAACAAGTGTTGAGTCTGGTACAAGAGTAACACCTTCTAAAATTTTAGTAAGAGTAGTATAAACTTCACCATATCTATCAAGTTGATCTCTAAATAAATTAGTAACAGTAATTATTTCTGGAGTTATATATTTTGTTATATATTTAATGTTTGCTTCATCAACTTCTATAATAGCGTATGTATCTTTAGCTTTATTGAAGAATTTATAGTTATCTATAAATGTAGTAACTATACCAGGGAATAGATTTGCACCAGTGTTGTTAGTTATTACATTATGTCCGCTTTCTTTTACGATATTATAGATCATACTAGTTGTAGTTGTTTTACCGTTTGTTCCTGTAACTAGAACGACTTTATATCCATTGGAAACCTTAGATAATATATTTTTATCTATTTTTAAAGCTACCTTACCAGGAAATGTAGTTCCTCCTTTTAGTATTGTTTTTGTTAGAAAAATTGTAATTTTTGAAGCTAGAATGCTTAATACTGACTTAATACTAATTGTCTTCACCACCTTATAATACTTATCCAATATTATTTACAATAATAAATGGATTTAATCATTTAGTTAAAAATCAAATTTAAACTATCAATAGTATATCACAAACTTCAAAGGTTACCAATGAAGATAATATAAGTTTTGTTTATAAATTGACATACTTAAATAGATATATAATAATATATGGAAATAGAAACTTTAATGGGGTGTATTAAATGGAAAAGTTTATGTTTAAGGATAAAGAGGGAGTAAATATTAGTTATTATAAATGGACTCCAGATATAGAAAATGTACGAGGGGTTATACAGATAGCTCATGGGATGACAGAAACAGCAATAAGATATGATTATTTTGCTAAAAGATTATGTGAAAAAGGATATGTGGTCTACGCTCACGATCATAGGGGGCATGGAGATACGGCTAAAATGAGAGAAGATTTAGGATATATAGCAGATAATGATGGGTTTTATTGGATGATAAATGATATAAAAGAACTTACTGATATAATTAAAGAGGAAAATAAAGGAAAAAAGTTAATATTATTTGGACATAGTATGGGATCTTTTTTAAGTCAAAGATATTTTCAATTATATGGTAATGGTATTGATGCGTTAATACTTTCAGGAAGTAATGGAAAACCTAAAAATATAACTAAACTGGGAGCTATAGTTGCTAGGATAGAGATGAAAATAAAAGGAAGAAAAGCCAAAAGTAAGTTGATGGATAAGTTATCTTTTGGTGGTTTTAATAAAAATTTCAAACCAAATAGAACAGAGTATGATTGGTTATGTTCTGTTGAAGAGGAAATAGATAAATATATAGAAGATGAAAAATGTGGCTTTATATGTTCAACTTCATTTTATTATGATTTAATTAAAGGATTATGGGATATTCATAAAAAAGAAAATTTAAGGTCTATGCCTAAAGATATTCCGATATATATATTTGCAGGGGATAAAGATCCAGTAGGATATTTTGGAGAGGGAATAGTGAATTTATATAAAACATTTAAGTCTATAGGGATAAAAGATGTGGAATATAAATTATATAAGAATGGTCGCCACGAAATGTTAAATGAGAATAACAAAGATGAAGTAATTTTTAACATTATAAAATGGTTAGATTCTAAAGAAATATAAGAGATTTTACAAAAAAGAGAAATTATCTTAATTTAAGATGGTTTCTCTTTTAATTTTACATAATATAAGAATTTAACTAATATTTTCAAGTAAAATGTTCCATTATTAGTAAAAATAATGTAGAATATTTAATGAGGTGAAAAAAATGGATAACCATAAGTTTTCTGATGAAATATTTTGTGATGATAATGTGTTTAATGTAGAAAAAAATAATTTTTTAAAAAACTTACTTAGATTTACAATATTAAATTTAGTTATCATGATGATTTTTACTCATAAAAATATTATGGGATTTATTATATTAGAGTTAGTTTCATTAATGTTTAGTATAGCAGCACTTATGTTTGTAATTCATAGTAGTTACTTTAGTGAGTTAAAATTATATAAAGTTTTAAAATTTCATTTAGGCTTAATTTGTATTATTTACATAATTAGACTTTTTCCTAATGGTTATTTTGGTGGGATATATTTTAGAATTACCGATATAAAGATTTTATGGGATAATAATTTTAATTTTATCCTTATGTATTATTTAATAGCCAATTATAGATGTAAAAATACTAATAGAATATATATAGATTATATTTTTTGGACCGGAGTTAAAGGGATTTTATATATTATAAGTTCTAGACATTTATTAACATGGTTAATACCTAATGTTTGTTTAAGTATAGAACTTTTATTATTAATAATAGCATTTTATAGAATAAGAAGAAAAAAAATAATTGAGAATAATAAAATAAATATTTTTAGTATAAACCTAATAATGTCTATAATAGCTGTTTTTGTAACCTTGATTTTTCAAGGTGGATGGGTAACAAATTTTAGTATAATAAAATTTGTAATATATGAATCATGTATGTTATCTTTAATGTTAAATTTAATACAAAGTACATATAATTTTATTTTTAAAGAAACATATGAAGAAAATAACAAATTAGAAATAATTAACAATAGAATAAAGGTTAGAAATATTGAAATGGAACGATCTCAAGAGTTTATGATGGAAAGAGAGGGGATGTATAGAAATTTTCTAGGGGTTATTCCAAAACCTATAGTAAAAATTAATACTTTGAATAATAGAATTTTTTATTGTAATAAGAGTTTCTTAAGTTTAATAGGTGAAAAAAATATTAGAAATGTCATAAATAAAAAATTAGATTCTATAATAGAGCATAATATTTACTTTAATGATTTTTTTAACCTAGATAAAAACAAAGGATATATGGCTTTATTAAAAGGAAAAGAACCTAGAAATTTGGAAATAAGATTATTAAAGATTGACGAATATAATAATAAAATTATGTTTAGTCTAGAGGACATTACAGAAAAAGTAGAAATGGAAAAGATGAAAAAAGAGATGGAGGAAAATAAGTTAAAAGATATATTAAAAAAGAATTTTTTATCTAATATATCGCATGATTTAAAAACTCCAATTAATGTTATTTATTCAGCGGTACAAATAGATGAAATATTAATAAGTAATAATGATATAAATAGTTTAAGAAAGTACAACGATATAAGTCAGAAAAATTGTTTAACTTTAATACAACTTACAAATAATTTAATAGATATAAGTAAAATAAATATTGCTTATTTACATCCTAAATTAGAAGTAAGGAATATCGTTTCAGATATTGAGGAAAAGGTTATTTCTCTAGCAGAGTATGTTAAAAATAAAAATATAAATATGATTTTCGATACATCTGAAGAAGAGATTTATGTAAATATAGATAAAGAATTTATAGAAAGAATAATCTTAAATCTTATTTATAATTCGGTAAAGTTTACAAAATCAGGAGGTTATATTTATATAACTATAACAGCAGATTATGAAAAAGTTTATATAGAAATTAAAGATACAGGAAAAGGAATGAGTAAGGATTTTACAAGACAAGCTTTTAAAAAATATTCAATGGAGAATATAGATAATAGAATAGAAGATGGTTCAGGCGTAGGTCTGTTTGTTGTATATAATTTAATTAAAAAGCAAAATGGTAATATAAAATTAGAAAGTGAAATAGGAAAGGGTAGTACGTTTACTATAGAATTTTCAAGGGTAAAAAGATATGGAGTTTCGTAGGTTAGATAAAGAGAAGAAGGTTATAGAAAGAGGATTATTAACAAGATTTTTTATAATATGTATAATTGGATTATCTATATTTTCTAGTGAAATATATAGATATAATTTCAACATAAATATTTTATGTATAATCATAGCCATACTTATATTTTTTATGTCAAATATAAAAAAAAGTAGAAAAGATTTAGGTTTTATAAAATATATAGGAATTGGTTTTTTTTATATTACGTTATTATTAATATTGCGTTTAAATTATGTAGTAGACATGAGTAATAAATTATCATGCATACTAATTAATATATTATTATCATATTTTGAATCAGTTGTATTACTACTTGCACTTATATTAGATAAAAAAAATAGTTCAACATTTAAATCTAATGTAGTATTTATAGTAACTATCATAAGTATGGTTATTTTTCTAAATTTAAATAATAATTTAGTTAATAAACATATACTAGGCCCTAATTTGTTTATAATATTAAATTTAATATTACTTGTAGCACATTTAATATATATTAAAAAATCTCATAATATAAAAGTATCAATAGAAAAAAGGCTTTTAATATTATGGAGTATAATAACAACAATATATAATATAATTGCATATTTTGAAATTAAGGATTTTTTCATATTAAGTTATAGTATTTGTACTATAAAATTAATATCATTTATAATAATGTACAAGTTAGTAGAGAGAAATTTATTAAGTAATGCATATGAACAAGCTTTTGAAGGTTTAAAAGAACTACAAAATAATAATAAGGAATTAAATGCAAGTTTAATAAGAAGAGAAAAGTTATTAAAAGATACAAAGAAGCAAATAGCTAAAAGTGAAAAAAGATATGAATAGATGATAGAGTCAATTTCAGAAGGTATATTAATTTTTAATAATAACAATTTAAGTTATATAAATGATGATGGACTCGATTATGTTTTTTGTAAGTTAAGAGGCGGAATTATTAATGAAGATATAAATTATATTTTAGAGGTACTTATAGGTCAAAAATTTAATGAAGAAGAAATAAATAGTGGTTTTATAAAAGAAGTAAAAATAAAGGATAAAAGCAATGGAAATAGGGTTTTAGAGATAACTTTAATAAATATGGATTTCCAAAATAAGATCCTTTTAATTAAGGACATTACAGATTTGAATGAACATAGAACAATTATTAAAAATGTTAAAAAATATATTTCTAGTGAAAAAGTAAAGGATGAATTTTATTCAAATATATCTCATGAATTAAGAACTCCTATAAATGTTATATCTTCAGCACTACAATTAAATAAATTAATGATAAGTGATGGAAATATAGAAAAGGTTGTTAGAAATAATAAACTTATTAAACAAAATTGTTTGAGACTTATAAGAACAATAAATAACTTTATAGATACAAATAAATTAACAGAAGGATTTTTAGAGGCTAATAAAAAAGTTTACAATATTGTAGATATAGTAGAAAATGTAGTTCTTGCAAGTAATAAATATATGCTTTTAAAAGAAAATATATTAATTTTTGATCCAGAAGAAGAAGAGATTTATATGTATTGTGATAGGGTTCATATTGAAAGAATTATGTTAAATATACTGTCTAATTCTTTAAAACATGGAGAAATAGGCGGTAAAATAGAAGTAAGTATTAAATGTCTAAAAGATAATATAGAAATAATAGTAGAAAATAATGCTAAAGCAATTCCAGAAGATAAAAGAAGAGTTATATTTGATAAATTTACTAAATTAGATAATTCTTTAGCAAGACCATCAGAAGGAAGTGGACTTGGATTATTTCTTACAAAAAATTTAGTAGAGTTAAACGATGGGAAGATAGATTTAAAAACTATAGGAGAAGATGGAAACAGATTTATAATAAACTTTCCTTATTCAGATGAAAAATATGTATCTTACAATGATGTATTACATGAAATAAATCAATTAGAAGAAAAAGTAGATATAGAATTTTCAGATATATATTTTTGATTTCATACTTTTAAGAAATAGCGCATATATAATAATGAAATATTACTTTGAGGTGTGTTATGAAAGAAAAGGCTAAAAAGATAAAAAATAAAGTGAATAAGAAAGGGACGAAGCATAGTTTTAATATATTTAAGGTAAATGGACAATTTAAATTTATTCCATTGATAATAAATATATTAATTCCGGTAGTTGGTGGGTTAGTAGTTGGGTATTTAAATAAGAATACTATGGGTACATATGCAATGTTAAAAAAACCGATATTTACACCACCTAGCTATGTATTTCCAATTATATGGACTATATTATATGTGCTAATGGGAATTGCAGCATATAGAATTTATATGAGAAATAAGCAAGGTGCTAATGATAATGGGGCATATTTCTTTTATTTAGTTCAACTTATATTTAATTTTATGTGGAGTTTTATTTTCTTTACATTTAGATTATATGGAATAGCTTTTATATGGCTTATTATATTATTTATATTAGTAATAATAACATTTATAAAATTTATTAAAGTAGATAAGATTTCAGGAATATTATTAATTCCTTATATGATATGGCTTATATTTGCTGGTGTTTTAAACTTTTTTATTTGGATGTTTAATGAAATGTAGTTAATTATATAGTATAATAAAATGAGCCCTCTTATTTAGAGGGTTTATTTTACTTAGAAGGGAAGTTCTTATGGGAAAAACTTTGTTTATAGCAGAAAAACCATCAGTAGCAATGGATTTTGTTAAATTATTAAACGTAAAAGCAAAAAGAAATAATGGATACATAGAAGGGGAAAAGAGTATATTTACTTGGTGTGTAGGTCATATGGTAACAATGAGTTACCCAGAAGTATATGATGAAAAGCTTAAGTTTTGGAATTTAAGAGATTTACCATTTCTACCTAAAGAATATAAATATGAGGTAATACCTTCAGCATCAGCCCAATTTAATGTAGTTTCTTCCCTTATGAATAGGGATGATGTAGATACTATATACGTATGTACTGACTCAGGGAGAGAAGGAGAGTATATATATAGATTAGTCGATGATATGGCAGGTAACCCTAATAAAGTTAAGAAAAGAGTATGGATAGATTCACAAACAGAAGAAGAAATAAAAAGAGGAATAAAAGAAGCAAAACCTTTATCGGAATATGATTCATTAGCATATTCTGCTTATTTAAGAGCAAAAGAAGATTATATCTTTGGTATTAATTTCTCAAGATTATTAACTCTTAGATATGGAAGAGTTTTAGCTAATATAATAAAAACAGATAAGAATGTGGTTATTGCAGTTGGTAGAGTAATGACATGTGTATTAGGAATGGTAGTAGAAAGAGAACGAGAAATAAGAGAATTTAAGAAAACCTCTTTCTATAAGATATCAGGTGAATTTTCAAAAGAAAATGAAGAGAGTCTTTTATTAAAAGGAGAATGGAAAGCTATAGAAGGATCTAAGTTCTTTGAATCACCTAAGTTATATAATGAAGTTGGATTCAAGAAAAAAGAAGATGCAGAGATATTAATGAAAGAGATTAGAGATATAGGTTTTGGAATTATTAAAGAAGTGAAGAAAACTAAAGAAAAAAAGAATGCACCTTTATTATTTAATTTAGCAGAAATACAAAATGAATGTACAAAAAAATTTAAAATAAGTCCTGATGAAACATTAAAGATTATACAAGGGTTATATGAAAAGAAGATGGTTACTTATCCTAGAACAGATGCTAGAGTATTATCTACAGCAGTAGCAAAAGGGATAAAGGGTAACTTAATGAAACTTATACATATGCCAATAGGTGATAAGTTAAATGATATAGTAAAAACAATTATATCTAAAGATTTAAGCAAATCTATAATAAAAAGTAAATATGTAGATGATAGTAAAATAACAGATCACTATGCCATAATTCCAACAGGAGAAGGAAAAGAAAATTTAAATAGACTTCCAGAGTTAGATAGAAAGATTTATATATTAATCTTAAAAAGATTTTTAAGTATATTTTATCCACCAGCTCAATATAGTAAGATTGCAATAACTATATCTGTAGGGAATGAAAATTTTTTATTAAATAAAAAAGTTTGCATAGATAAGGGATATTTAGTAATTATAGAAGAAAATAAAAATGATGAGGAAAGTGATTTCCAGGGAAATATACGTAAAGGAACAAAGGTTAATATAAATGAATTAGAGATAAAAGAAGGAGAAACTTCACCACCTAAGAGATATACAACAGGATCTATGATAATAGCCATGGAGAACGCAGGTAAGTTAATAGAGGATGAAGAATTAAGAGAGCATATAAAAGGTGCTGGTATAGGTACATCAGCAACTAGGGCAGAGATATTAAAAAAATTAATGAATATAAATTATATTAAATCAAATAGCAAAACTCAAATCTTAACACCAACAGAGCTTGGAGAGATGATATACGAATCTATAAGAATATCTATACCATCGCTATTAAACCCTTCACTAACAGCTTCATGGGAGAAGGGGTTAAAGCTAGTAAATGATAAAGAAATTGAGCCTAATGAATTTATGATTAAGTTAGAAGCATATACAAGGAAGAACACATCAAAAGTATTAAGTAACTCTAATATGGCTTACTTAAACGCAAAACTTTCAAAAGTTAAAGAGCAATACTCAAAATAAAAAAATGGGGCTGTCGCATAGCGGGTAAAAAAATCCGCTAGCGATAGCTCCTTTTCTATATTTTTATAAAATTTATTACACATTTTATAATATAAATAAACTCTATTTAAAAATAGACGCACTTTAATAAAGCTAATAAAAAAGACTTAAAAAATTTAACTATAAAGCTTCTTTTAGCTCAAATAAATGCTTACCAGTTCGGTTAGATTGTATTTTGTTATGTAATTTATTAACATTATGAGCCATAGCAATTAGGATGCTTTCTGCTAAAACATTCTTTTGACCACGACACATAAATCTTCTGAAATTCATATCATGTTTTACTTGTGCAAAAGAGCCTTCTG from Clostridium chauvoei encodes:
- a CDS encoding DNA topoisomerase is translated as MGKTLFIAEKPSVAMDFVKLLNVKAKRNNGYIEGEKSIFTWCVGHMVTMSYPEVYDEKLKFWNLRDLPFLPKEYKYEVIPSASAQFNVVSSLMNRDDVDTIYVCTDSGREGEYIYRLVDDMAGNPNKVKKRVWIDSQTEEEIKRGIKEAKPLSEYDSLAYSAYLRAKEDYIFGINFSRLLTLRYGRVLANIIKTDKNVVIAVGRVMTCVLGMVVEREREIREFKKTSFYKISGEFSKENEESLLLKGEWKAIEGSKFFESPKLYNEVGFKKKEDAEILMKEIRDIGFGIIKEVKKTKEKKNAPLLFNLAEIQNECTKKFKISPDETLKIIQGLYEKKMVTYPRTDARVLSTAVAKGIKGNLMKLIHMPIGDKLNDIVKTIISKDLSKSIIKSKYVDDSKITDHYAIIPTGEGKENLNRLPELDRKIYILILKRFLSIFYPPAQYSKIAITISVGNENFLLNKKVCIDKGYLVIIEENKNDEESDFQGNIRKGTKVNINELEIKEGETSPPKRYTTGSMIIAMENAGKLIEDEELREHIKGAGIGTSATRAEILKKLMNINYIKSNSKTQILTPTELGEMIYESIRISIPSLLNPSLTASWEKGLKLVNDKEIEPNEFMIKLEAYTRKNTSKVLSNSNMAYLNAKLSKVKEQYSK